A segment of the Synechococcus sp. MEDNS5 genome:
TCAGGCGCAGCTATGGATCAGTTTGATCGAGCCGTTGTCCACCTGACGGAGGAGATCCGTGCGCAAGCGTCGGTCCTGATCATCAAGTTCCTGAAGCATCAGGACCGAGCGGTAGCTGTCGACGGTGATGCGGCTATGCAACTTGGCCTTTAAGTACAGCTCAACCATCGTTGAAACCTTGCGGATTCAACGCTAGTCAACGCCGACTGGGCAATGTGACGGAACAAGCGGACTCCTCAGCACTGCCCACCGCGGAGAAACGGGGGTGGGCCCTGGCGCATGATCCAGCTGGTGGCAGCTTTCTGGGTCTGCCAGGCCTGCATCAATTGCTTGGCAAGCTGCCGGAGTTGATCAGGATCCTGGGTGGTATCGAGGGCCCGGTTGAACTGTTCGATCTGAAACCGTTGTTCCGTGCTGAGCTGAATGCTGCCGTTCATCGAGATCTCCAATTACGAATGAACGCAAGTTACGGGCTTGAATCAAACGATTTGTTGCAGATCACACGCTTGTGCTCGCCTGTCAGCACATGCGCACTCGCAATCTGTTAATGCGCTCAAAGCAGGCCTCGGTGTTGCACGAAGCGCTGGATCATCGCCCAGGAGCCCAGGGTCACCTTCAGGGCCACCAGCAGATTCAGCAGCGGGATCCAGCCTCCACTCAGCAGACTTCCAAACTCACCGGCCCCTGGGGACAGTCCTTCGAGGGCCAGGAAGGACAAAACCACGAACCCCATCACCGCCGCTTTTTCCCAAAGATCGGCATGCCAGCGTTCGTGGAGCCGACGACTGCGTTCACTCCCGCCGCTGATCAGCACCAGGCCGATGGCGGTGCCGCCGGCAACGCCTGCGGCGAATCCACCGCCCGGGCTCAGGTGGCCTCGCAGCGCCAGCTCCACCGCCACTAGGGCTGCCAGCGTCGCCACCTGTTCGCACACCACCCGCGAGGGAATGTCGCTCAGGCTCCGGATCCGCGTGCGTAGGGGTTCGTCAATCAGCAGCATGCGCACACCAATGGACGCCAAGGTGAACACCACCACTTCGCCGACAGTGTCGAACAAGCGGATGTGCAGGATCACCCCCGACACCAGATTGGGCACGTCTCCTTCGGCCGCCAGCCCGCTGATCAGTTCACCCATGCCACCCACCTGAGGCAACGGTCCTGTCAGCGGTGCTGCGAAGAGCGCGATGGCTGCGAGCACATAGAGCCAGATCATGGTGTCGGCTCCTCTGATGGGATCAGCACCCCGCCGCTCTTGCGCCAATGCTCGTAGCCCGGGCTGTTCTGGAGACGTTGCTTCAGGGATGGCTGAACGATCGTGAGACGACCTTGATCCTCCAGCCATCCGTGGGGTGCTGAACCCTGGCGCACCAACCTGAGCCGCAGGTGCAAGGGCTGGATCCAGTGGCTCAGAATCTGGGCTTCAGCGTCGACCGATCGCTCAATGGTTCCCTCTGTGGCACCATCCACCGCAGCGTGACGCCGATCCTCGAGGCGCAGGGTCATCGACGAGCGCAGGGCGATCACGTAAAGGGTGGTGGATAGCAGGGTTCCCACCATTGCTTCGGTGAGAGCCACATCCGGGGCACCCAGCAGCACGTAGAGCAGCGTGGCCACTGATCCGAAGACGCCCCGCAGCATCAGGGCCTGGTAGGGATTGTCTTGGCAGACCATCAGCACCGACACCAGGGGCAGCAGAGCGGTGATCGGCAGCAGCAGCCCAAGGGAGCCTTGAAGGCTCAACAGGGAGAGATCGAAATCAGGAAGCATCACCCAGCTCCCGCGCTTTGGCCCTCTGCGGTCGGCTCTGGTGAACCCCACGGGCCACCACGTAGCCGAAGATCGTGTTCCAGAGCATCAATCCCAGCATGGCCAGGCCGTAGAGCGGCCACCAGTCGGGACGTCGAATCAGAAGACCCAACAGCATCAGCAGCGATCCGAGGGAGTCGGAAACCGTGAGTTTGTGCAGGCGGTCGAGCAGGGGACGCACCTCCAGCAGAGGCCAGCTGCCCCAGAACCAGAAAAACAGTCCCGCCATCAGAAACAGCAGGCTTGCAGCCTCCCTCAAGAGCACGACATTCATCATTCTCTCTCCTCCAGAAGCCTGGCCAGCAAAAGCATTCCGGCGTCACCGGCGCTGAGCATCAGTGCCCCCACCAGGGCAATCATCCGATCCCCGCGCATCACTGCCACCACCAGGGCCAGCATCGCCACTTTCGTGCCGATGCTTCCGAACGCCGCCAGTCGATCCCACACACTGCCGTTGCGGCAAAGCAGGCCGATCGGGATCAACAGGGCGACCACCATCCCCCAGAGAAGCAAGGTCATTGCGGTGCCCTCCCGCCAGCCGGCGCCTGCCCCCGGCGTTGGGCAGGGCGTAAGCGATGGATCCTGTAGCGATGGTGTGATCCCTCCACCGCATCCTCAACGCGCACCAGGTCGAGCACCAGGGTGAAGGGTGTGAGGGTGATCGCCAGCAGTTCCAGAAACACCACCAGCGGTGTGGCAGTACCGCTGGCACGATGCTCTGTCTCATCACACTGTTCGTTTCCACCGGCAAGGATCAGCGCCATAGCTTCGCCATAGGCCTGGGGAATGGCGACCAAACTTTGCCCGAACGCCTTGAGCAGCGGCGCGACACGTTCGCCGTGGTGGTGCGCTCGCGGCAACAGGATTGCCACCAGCAAGCCGAACAGCAGGTTGGTTCTGTTTGTTTCACCTGTGAGCAGCACCCACAGCAGTAATCGGAATCCCAGGCTCAGAACCACGGTCATCCCCATCCCTCCAAGACATGCAGGCTCAGCAGCATTCCGGCTCCAACCACAGCCAGGCTGCCGATCAGATCCTGGAGTGATTCCAGTTCAGGCCAGCGTCGTTCCAGTGCAGGTCGCCACCGCTGCAGACCCCGATCCAGCAGCAGACCGAGGGCGAACACCAGTCCGGTCACGGCGAGCTTTTGGCCGTCGTGGGTGGGGGCAACGGCGAGGCTAATCAGAGCCGATGCACTGATCAACACCACCACGAGCAGACTGATGCTGCCCCCTGCAGGTGCCTTGACTGTGCCCTCACTGCTGGCGCTTTCGCCGGGGGCACACCACGGAGCACCCCAGAGCCTGGCGTACACCGCCACACTGCCGACCGAAGCCAGAAGCACGGCGGCGGCCCAGAACGGCGGCAACGCAGACTCAAGCTCCGATTTGGCGGTGGAGCCGATCAACCAGGGGAAGCCTGCGATCGAGAGGGATCCGATCCAAAGGGGAACCTGCAACCTGGCCGGGAGTGGACGCTGACGCCAGGTGTTGAGGTCGGTGGAGTCCACGCCTCCACTCATCAGAAACAGCAGGGCTTTACCGAGACCGTGGGCGAAGGCCATCAGTCCTCCAGCCACTGGAGAGAGGGCCACAAGCCCCATCTGGGACAACGTGCTCCAGGCCAGAAGTCGACGCAGGTCGGTTTCGGTGAGCGCGCGCAAGAGGCCGAGCACTGCGCTGGCGATGCCGATCCAGCGAATGAGTGGTGCCAGCCCCGAGTCGATCTGCATCAGCCGCAGCAGAGGCAGAACCCCAGCGGTGACCACGACCCCTGAGTGGAGCGCGGCCACCTCCGGCCTGGCCGCCGCATGACTGCGAGGCAGCCAGAGCCCTGGCAGGAACAATCCACCCTTGCTGAAGAGTCCGAGAAGAATCAGCACCTGGGCGCTGCCAAGTTCCAGGCCTGCCAAGGCCTCCATGCTGAAGCTGCCTGTGCGCACATACACCAGTCCGGTGCCAATCAGGTAGAGGGTCATGGCCGTGCTCGCGACCAGCAGATACCGGAGTGCGATCCAGAACGAACGCGGCGCCTCCCGACGCAGTTGCAGCAGGAAGGCCGCGATGCCCACCACTTCCAGAGCGACATACAGACTGATCAGGTCTGTCACCACGAAGCAGGTGTTCAGTCCCCCGAGCATCACAGTAGGCACCAGGGGGCCAGCGGCTCCTTCAAGCTTGCGGCTGGCCAAACGGGTGGCCCCCAGCACAACGCCATTGAGCAGAAGAAACCAGGCAGCCGTGCCATCGATGCTCAAGCTGATGCCGTTGCTGCCGATCAGGTTGAGGCTGATGCTTTCGCCCAGCAGCAGAGACGGCAGGGCCATCAGCACCGTGGCCAGACAGCAGAGCATCAGGGGCAATTCCCCCAGCGCCGGCACTAAAGCACCGAAAAAGGCCAGCAGATAAGGCGCCAGTAGCCAGCCCACCACCACAGCCGGGGTGAGCAGGGATATCAGGATCGTCTCAGGGGTCATCAACACGCGTCGTCCCTGTCAAACGTGCGCACATCCAGGAGAGGATCACGGATGGAGAGGCGGCTGATCACCACCAGCAGCAGGGCTTGGGTGGAGAGTCCGATCACGATCGCCGTGAGGATCACGGCCTGGGGAATCGGGTCTGCCACAGCGGCCAGAGCCTGATCGGTCTCGCCGTTGGAGAGAATCGGGCTGCGCAGACCGGTGCGGGCCGCCACCAGCACAAAGAGCGACACCACCGATCCGCCCATCACATCCATGGCCAGCACCTTCAAGTAGAGGTTGCGGCGAAGCAGCAGCCCGAGAAATCCACTCAGCAAGCTGAGCAGAATCAGCAGTTCCAGGAGGCGGATGGTGGCCATTCAATGGTTGACCGACGTGGACTTGGGGTATTCAGCGCTTCGACCCCTCGCAGGAATCGCGAAGCGATCCCTCACCACCTCGAGCGGGTCGCTGAAGTGATCCCATGGATCAATGTCACGAATCAGGTCGGTGTTCACATGACTGCCATGCTCAAGGCCTGCGAAGACCCTGTCGGGATCCAGTTGTTTCCACTCTCCAGGGATGAAAGGAGAGACGCCGATACCGAGTTCGAACTCAGCCATCACGAACATGATCACATCGAAGGGATCCAGGCGCTCGAAACCGGCCTGGAAGCCCACCACGCCGCCTTCCTCGGCGGCCGTTGTTCCATAGCCTCCGAGCACGTGGCAGCAGTCATGGCGAAACACCGGTGGTGGTGGTCCTCCCAAGGCTCCGGGAAATGCGAAGTCATTGCGCTCGATGAAGTCGGCATAGGCCTTGCCGAAGCTGCCGGGTGGGTAGCCGCGCAGGCTCTGGAAGCGCTCCACCATGGCGCGGTCCTCGTGGCCGCTGAGCACCTTGAGGGTCGACACAAACGCTGGAAGACCACCATCACGAACCGTGGCTTCAATCGCCTGCCGCAAAAAGCCGCGCCGGGCGATGTCGAAGCGAACGATCGACTGGCGATCCAGCATCACGTTCCTGTAGCTGTTCACTGGTCGGGCATCGATCCCGAACGCCTCGGCAGCAGCATCCAGCAGTGAGAGGGTCTGGGGGTCAGGGTTGCCGTCGAACATGGCGACGAGCGTCATTCCCCTCAGAATGCGTTCTTTCCATTCAGGATCGGGATCACAGGCACTGACGGCTTGCGCCATGGCCGCGGGTGTGAGGCTTGGGCGTTGTTGCAGATCACAGTCCACCTGCAGAAGGTGGTCGCGGATGGCGCAGATCCCAGCAATGGCACGTTCCGATGGCTCGCCCCCCAATCGGGCCACGGTCATCAAGCAAGACAATCCGCTCTCCGCCAGACAACGCCGAAGCTCGGTGCTTAGGGGCCGTCCGGGGTGAATGACCATGGCGATCACCGGCGCTTATTCACCAGTGATAGCCATGGGGTGCGAAAGAGCGTCAGATGCTGTAGCGATACCCGCGATAACGCAGCTCAGTGGTTTTGCGCTCAGCCTTTTCGGGCTGATTGGCATCCAGTGATTCAGCGTCACGCTGGTCTTTCGCCATCGCCTGTTGGGCCTTTTTGAGGGCCTCAGCCTTGATCTGACGAGATTTGGTCAATTGAAGGGTGTTCATAGCTGAACTCCACAGTGTCCACACCCCCGTTGCCTGGTGCGGAGCGGACTGCAGCCTGGTGGCTCAACGTGTGCATATCTTAAGCCGATTGGCAAGGGATCGTCACGCGATGGCTGGTTTGTATTCCCTGCTCCTGTCGGTTGCGGCGGCTTCAGGCGCAATGCTGATCGAACGCCCCTTCTGTGACGGCGTCAAGAAGGCCGGGGAGTATTTCACCGGTTCCAATGTGTTCTGTTTATCCACCGCTCTGGTGAACACCGAGGCCCGGGCTGTGGAAACCCTGGCTCATGAAATGGTGCACCTTGCCCAGGATTGTGCTGGGGGGGGATTGCAGACGGACGCGTATGCCCTGCTTCTTTCAGATCAGCCCCCCAGCGTGGCCGCGGCCGAGGACGAGGCCTATCAGTTGGAACGAGATCCTCGGCGCGTGGTGGAGCTGGTGCGCCTGCACTGCTATTGATCACCATCCAGCGTTCTTGCATCAACCGATGACCCGCCCTCGCGATCGCCCCAGCAAGATCTGTCCTGTTTGCGGGCGTCCTTTCCAGTGGCGACGCAAGTGGAAGGATGTGTGGGACGACGTGAAGTACTGCTCGGAGCGCTGCAGACGGCATAAAAAATCCTCCGAAACAATGTCGGAGGATTCTTCGCCGGTGTCATAAGGCCCCATCACCCGGCCGTTGGATGAACGCTAGAGAGAAGTTTCTCCAGTGCCATTCACGCATTCATCAATAGGCCTGGTGTGAGGATTTGCGCAAGCCCCAGATCTAGGGTTGACAGAGGGCGAATCAATCGATGAGTCCCTCTCTCGGATGCTTGTCTCGTTCTGTGCTCCATATGTGGTGTGGGTCACGCCTTTTTCGTGAACTGCCCTGGTGTCATAAAAAAACCCCGCCGAAAGGCAGGGGTTCAGGGCCGGTAACGCAAAGACGTCTGACCTTGTTTCGACTCTTTGGTGCTGCCGTTCCTCACACAAGGTCACTCTTACGCCTGAACTGTCACAGTGCCAGTTGCCGCGGGACGGTTGCTGGTTCGTCCACGTTTGACGCGCTCGGGTCAAGAGATGTGAAGTGCCGGATCCTCGCCCTTGTGCCGGTTCTGCGGGTGGCGGTTGAATGGGCTCGCGGGGTTCGGGCGATTGCAGATGTCGAGCAACATTTCACATCTTGTTCTGCAGGCGATCGCTCACGTCGACTGGGTGGGATCGATCGCCGTTGTGCTGTTGATGGTGGCGATCACGATGGTTGGCCATCGCATCAATCACCCGATTCTCTGACTTCTTAGCTGAAAAATATCAGTCAGAAGAATCGCGTCATGTTTGAGATCATCTGTGTGCTGATGCTTCCGCTGATGTTGATCATTTACTACGTGATCCAGCGCTTGGTTGTGCATCACAGCGGAATGGAAACACAGCTTCTGATTCATGATCTGGTGATTGAAGCGATGAACAAGCACGACAACGACTTCAATGATTGATTGGGTGGGTGGAGATCCTCACCCTTTGCAGTGTTCTGCGAGAAGCGAGAGGGGTTACAACGATTTCAGTTGCAGTGAATGAGATGACAGTGACCTCCTCCCATGGCTTCACCTTGGAATCGGTTGATGTGGCTCATGGATCCGTGATCACCGTGTTTGCCCGGGGCCGCCTCAGTCATCAGGATTATGTGGATTTCATCCCGCAGCTCGAGGCCGCCATCGCCGAACAAACTGGTGATCGGTTGCGGCTCGTTTTCGATGCCCGTGAACTGGTGGGATGGGAACCGCAGGCTGCTGTGGATGATCTACGCCTCGGCCTCCGCCATGGGCGCCATGTGCAGCGTTTGGCGCTGATTACAGAAGCGCGCTGGCTGGCGTTGCTGAGTTCAGTGGTCGGTCTGCTGATGCCAGGCGAGTTGCGTCATTTCGATGATCGGGCATCCGCGGATGCCTGGATTCGTGCGTGAGTTGATCGCTTTTAGACTCAAGACGCTTTCAAAGAAGCGTTTGCCGAATTGCGATCTGCGCAGCGTCCTGATCCGATGCACCATCGTCCCCGGATTGATCGGTTGTTGTCTGCTGGCGGCCTGTTCATCGCCTCGTGAGGCGGAACGATCTCTCAACGACTCGGATCAGCGCCCCCGGGTTCTCGCCACCTTCACCGTGCTGGCTGATCTGGCCAGAAACGTGGCTGGTGAACGCTTGAACGTGGAATCCATCACCAAGCCCGGTGCAGAAATTCATGGCTATGAATTCACGCCCAGTGACATTGAACGGGCGTCCCGCGCGGATCTGATTGTGGAGAACGGGCTGGGCCTGGAGCTCTGGGCGCGGCGCTTCACGGCTGCGGCCGGAGATGTCCCCACGGTCACGCTCACGGAAGGGATTCAGCCTCTCTTGATTCAGGACGATGCCTATGCCGGCCGGCCCAATCCTCATGCCTGGATGTCGCCGCAGCGCACCGAGCACTATGTGGACCAACTCGTTAAGGCCTTTTCCTCGCTTGATCCAGAGGGTGCGCCGACCTACCGGGCGAATGGAAAGGCGTACAAGCTCAAACTCAGGCAGCTGGATCGCGAACTGCGCAAGGCTTTGCAATCACTTCCGAAGCAACAGCGCCTGCTGGTGACCTGTGAGGGGGCCTTGAGTTATCTGGCACGCGACTACGGACTGGATGAGGCCTATCTCTGGCCAGTCAATGCTGAAAGTCAGATCACGCCGCGTCGCATGGCCCGGCTGATTGAACGAGTTAAGCGAGACCAGGTTCCGGCTGTGTTCTGTGAGACCACGGTCAGTGATCGAGCCCAACGGGAGGTGGCACGTGCTGCTGGCAGCCGTTTCGGTGGCAATTTTTACGTGGATTCCTTGTCGGATCGCAACGGTCCTGCCTCCACCCTTCTCGATCTGCAGCGCCACAATGTGAAACTCATCCGAGAAGGGCTGGGGACTTCCGCCGATCCAACGCCATGACGATGCGCATCGCTGCTGAGCAGCTCTGTGTGGATTACAACGGCACGGTGGCGCTGTACGACGCCTCGCTGAAGCTTCCCTCTGGATGCATCTGCGGGCTTGTGGGCATGAATGGTGCCGGCAAGTCCACGCTATTCAAGGCTTTGACGGGATTCATCCGCCCATCGCGAGGACGGATCCGGATCAATGGCTGCAGCATCGCTGAGGCCCAGCGGCAGCAGTCCGTGGCCTACGTGCCCCAGAGCGAAGAGGTGGACTGCCAGTTCCCGGTGTCGGTGTGGGATGTGGTGATGATGGGGCGCTACGGATCGATGAATGCTCTGCGGATCCCCCGCAGTTCCGATCGGGTGGCGGTTCGTGATGCTCTCGAACGGGTTGACCTGCTGGACCTCAGCCGTCGACCGATCGGCACCCTCTCCGGTGGTCAGCGCAAACGTGCCTTCCTGGCCCGCGCCATCGCTCAACGCGCTGATGTGCTGCTTCTCGACGAACCGTTCAACGGCGTGGACGTGCGCACCGAGAAATTGATGGCTGACCTGTTTCTGCAGTTCCGACGAGAGGGATGCACGATTCTGATCTCCACGCACGACCTCACCCACGTACGTGATTTCTGTGATCTCGTGGTGCTCATCAACAAAACCGTGCTGGCCTACGGCGAAACATCGGAAGTGTTCACACCCGAAAACCTGTCTTTGACCTTCGGCGGCCTGCCCCCTGACCTGCTCACAGGGAACAGCTCTCCCTGAGACTGGGTTGATGGACCTTCTCCTGGAACCCCTGAGCCACGCCTTCATGGTCAAGGCGCTGTTGATCAGCGCCCTGGTGGGAGGGGTTTGCGGTCTGCTCTCCTGCTACATGACCCTCAAGGGCTGGGCTCTGATGGGTGATGCCGTCTCCCACGCGGTGCTGCCGGGAGTGGTGCTGGCCTATGCGCTGGGGCTTCCCTTCTCTCTCGGTGCCTTCGTGTTCGGCGTTGGGTCGGTGGCCACGATCGGCTTCGTGAAGCAGAAGTCGCGGATCAAAGAAGACACGGTGATCGGATTGGTGTTTACGGGCTTCTTCGCCCTGGGGCTGGTGCTGGTGTCGAAGACGCGGAGCAACATCGACCTCACCCACATCCTCTTCGGCAATGTTCTGGGGATCTCGTCCGCCGACATTCTCCAGACCGTCGTGATCTCCAGCGTGGTGATCGTGCTGCTGCTGCTGTTCCGCAGGGATCTGCTGCTCTTCTGTTTCGACCCCACCCATGCCCGTTCGATCGGGATCAACACGGGCGCCTTGCATTACCTGCTTCTCTCGGTGCTGTCGTTGGCGGCGGTGGCCGGATTGCAGACAGTGGGCATCATCCTTGTGGTGGCCATGCTCGTCACCCCCGGAGCCACGGCCTATCTGCTCACGGATCGCTTTGATCGCATGACCTGGCTGGCGATCGGCAGCAGTGTGCTGTCGAGTCTGCTGGGGGTTTATGTGAGCTACTGGACCGACAGCTCCACGGCGGGATGCATCGTTCTTGTGCAAACCGGTCTTTTTCTGCTGGCCTTTCTGCTGGCACCGCGCCACGGCATTCTGCGCCGTGGAAACCCTCAGGCTTGAGGCGGTTCTGACGGCTTGTGGCCATGGCGATGGTGGAGGTCGCTTACGTGTGGATGGGTGTGCTCCATCGCTTCATGCGCGTGTTCATGGGCATGCCATAGCGGCGCGCCTTCTGGGTGTTGATGGTGGTGATGGGGATCGGGATCCTCCAGGCTGTGTTGGTGGCGGTGGTTGTGATGCATCGCCGCGTGGTGATGCCGGTGGCTGTGGTGTTCACCGATCAGCAGGATCACGCCTCCGGCCATCAGTGCCGCTGCGAGCACCAGGGTGCTGCTCAGGGCACTGCCCAGCACCGCCACGGCA
Coding sequences within it:
- a CDS encoding Na(+)/H(+) antiporter subunit B, producing MIWLYVLAAIALFAAPLTGPLPQVGGMGELISGLAAEGDVPNLVSGVILHIRLFDTVGEVVVFTLASIGVRMLLIDEPLRTRIRSLSDIPSRVVCEQVATLAALVAVELALRGHLSPGGGFAAGVAGGTAIGLVLISGGSERSRRLHERWHADLWEKAAVMGFVVLSFLALEGLSPGAGEFGSLLSGGWIPLLNLLVALKVTLGSWAMIQRFVQHRGLL
- a CDS encoding hydrogenase subunit MbhD domain-containing protein, with protein sequence MLPDFDLSLLSLQGSLGLLLPITALLPLVSVLMVCQDNPYQALMLRGVFGSVATLLYVLLGAPDVALTEAMVGTLLSTTLYVIALRSSMTLRLEDRRHAAVDGATEGTIERSVDAEAQILSHWIQPLHLRLRLVRQGSAPHGWLEDQGRLTIVQPSLKQRLQNSPGYEHWRKSGGVLIPSEEPTP
- a CDS encoding monovalent cation/H(+) antiporter subunit G; this translates as MNVVLLREAASLLFLMAGLFFWFWGSWPLLEVRPLLDRLHKLTVSDSLGSLLMLLGLLIRRPDWWPLYGLAMLGLMLWNTIFGYVVARGVHQSRPQRAKARELGDAS
- a CDS encoding Na+/H+ antiporter subunit E produces the protein MTVVLSLGFRLLLWVLLTGETNRTNLLFGLLVAILLPRAHHHGERVAPLLKAFGQSLVAIPQAYGEAMALILAGGNEQCDETEHRASGTATPLVVFLELLAITLTPFTLVLDLVRVEDAVEGSHHRYRIHRLRPAQRRGQAPAGGRAPQ
- a CDS encoding proton-conducting transporter membrane subunit, whose translation is MTPETILISLLTPAVVVGWLLAPYLLAFFGALVPALGELPLMLCCLATVLMALPSLLLGESISLNLIGSNGISLSIDGTAAWFLLLNGVVLGATRLASRKLEGAAGPLVPTVMLGGLNTCFVVTDLISLYVALEVVGIAAFLLQLRREAPRSFWIALRYLLVASTAMTLYLIGTGLVYVRTGSFSMEALAGLELGSAQVLILLGLFSKGGLFLPGLWLPRSHAAARPEVAALHSGVVVTAGVLPLLRLMQIDSGLAPLIRWIGIASAVLGLLRALTETDLRRLLAWSTLSQMGLVALSPVAGGLMAFAHGLGKALLFLMSGGVDSTDLNTWRQRPLPARLQVPLWIGSLSIAGFPWLIGSTAKSELESALPPFWAAAVLLASVGSVAVYARLWGAPWCAPGESASSEGTVKAPAGGSISLLVVVLISASALISLAVAPTHDGQKLAVTGLVFALGLLLDRGLQRWRPALERRWPELESLQDLIGSLAVVGAGMLLSLHVLEGWG
- a CDS encoding cation:proton antiporter subunit C, whose amino-acid sequence is MATIRLLELLILLSLLSGFLGLLLRRNLYLKVLAMDVMGGSVVSLFVLVAARTGLRSPILSNGETDQALAAVADPIPQAVILTAIVIGLSTQALLLVVISRLSIRDPLLDVRTFDRDDAC
- a CDS encoding TerB family tellurite resistance protein, with protein sequence MVIHPGRPLSTELRRCLAESGLSCLMTVARLGGEPSERAIAGICAIRDHLLQVDCDLQQRPSLTPAAMAQAVSACDPDPEWKERILRGMTLVAMFDGNPDPQTLSLLDAAAEAFGIDARPVNSYRNVMLDRQSIVRFDIARRGFLRQAIEATVRDGGLPAFVSTLKVLSGHEDRAMVERFQSLRGYPPGSFGKAYADFIERNDFAFPGALGGPPPPVFRHDCCHVLGGYGTTAAEEGGVVGFQAGFERLDPFDVIMFVMAEFELGIGVSPFIPGEWKQLDPDRVFAGLEHGSHVNTDLIRDIDPWDHFSDPLEVVRDRFAIPARGRSAEYPKSTSVNH
- a CDS encoding DUF2256 domain-containing protein translates to MTRPRDRPSKICPVCGRPFQWRRKWKDVWDDVKYCSERCRRHKKSSETMSEDSSPVS
- a CDS encoding STAS/SEC14 domain-containing protein; this translates as MTVTSSHGFTLESVDVAHGSVITVFARGRLSHQDYVDFIPQLEAAIAEQTGDRLRLVFDARELVGWEPQAAVDDLRLGLRHGRHVQRLALITEARWLALLSSVVGLLMPGELRHFDDRASADAWIRA
- a CDS encoding metal ABC transporter substrate-binding protein, translated to MPGFVRELIAFRLKTLSKKRLPNCDLRSVLIRCTIVPGLIGCCLLAACSSPREAERSLNDSDQRPRVLATFTVLADLARNVAGERLNVESITKPGAEIHGYEFTPSDIERASRADLIVENGLGLELWARRFTAAAGDVPTVTLTEGIQPLLIQDDAYAGRPNPHAWMSPQRTEHYVDQLVKAFSSLDPEGAPTYRANGKAYKLKLRQLDRELRKALQSLPKQQRLLVTCEGALSYLARDYGLDEAYLWPVNAESQITPRRMARLIERVKRDQVPAVFCETTVSDRAQREVARAAGSRFGGNFYVDSLSDRNGPASTLLDLQRHNVKLIREGLGTSADPTP
- a CDS encoding metal ABC transporter ATP-binding protein; protein product: MRIAAEQLCVDYNGTVALYDASLKLPSGCICGLVGMNGAGKSTLFKALTGFIRPSRGRIRINGCSIAEAQRQQSVAYVPQSEEVDCQFPVSVWDVVMMGRYGSMNALRIPRSSDRVAVRDALERVDLLDLSRRPIGTLSGGQRKRAFLARAIAQRADVLLLDEPFNGVDVRTEKLMADLFLQFRREGCTILISTHDLTHVRDFCDLVVLINKTVLAYGETSEVFTPENLSLTFGGLPPDLLTGNSSP
- a CDS encoding metal ABC transporter permease — protein: MDLLLEPLSHAFMVKALLISALVGGVCGLLSCYMTLKGWALMGDAVSHAVLPGVVLAYALGLPFSLGAFVFGVGSVATIGFVKQKSRIKEDTVIGLVFTGFFALGLVLVSKTRSNIDLTHILFGNVLGISSADILQTVVISSVVIVLLLLFRRDLLLFCFDPTHARSIGINTGALHYLLLSVLSLAAVAGLQTVGIILVVAMLVTPGATAYLLTDRFDRMTWLAIGSSVLSSLLGVYVSYWTDSSTAGCIVLVQTGLFLLAFLLAPRHGILRRGNPQA